One Brassica oleracea var. oleracea cultivar TO1000 chromosome C7, BOL, whole genome shotgun sequence genomic window carries:
- the LOC106304938 gene encoding pathogenesis-related protein PRB1-3, translated as MELKTLVFIITISITAPLPSLSSQTPSNKTAPTLSSSQYKSLTRNTIQQQFLRPHNALRAKLYLPPLKWSNSLARYATRWARTRRGDCNLIHSGGPYGENLFWGSGKGWTPKDAVVAWASERKFYDRRTYRCKANGDCLHYTQLVWKKSLRIGCATVFCMSGDTFIICNYDPPGNIVGQPPF; from the coding sequence ATGGAACTTAAAACTTTGGTATTCATCATCACCATCTCTATCACCGCTCCACTTCCATCGCTCTCTTCTCAAACCCCATCCAACAAAACAGCACCAACACTAAGTTCTTCTCAATACAAAAGCCTAACCCGCAACACCATTCAACAGCAGTTTCTCCGACCACACAACGCCTTACGAGCCAAGCTTTATCTCCCTCCTCTCAAATGGAGCAACAGTCTCGCCCGCTATGCCACCCGGTGGGCAAGAACCCGCCGTGGAGACTGCAACCTTATCCACTCCGGTGGACCTTATGGGGAGAATCTCTTTTGGGGAAGTGGAAAAGGGTGGACCCCAAAGGACGCGGTGGTTGCGTGGGCTTCGGAGAGGAAATTCTATGACCGGAGGACTTACCGATGTAAGGCGAATGGTGACTGCTTGCATTACACACAGCTTGTGTGGAAGAAGAGTTTGAGGATTGGATGTGCAACTGTGTTTTGCATGAGCGGTGACACTTTTATCATTTGTAATTATGATCCTCCGGGTAACATTGTCGGACAACCACCCTTTTGA